Proteins found in one Planctomycetaceae bacterium genomic segment:
- a CDS encoding radical SAM protein, whose product MRIVLLRPPRYVWPFNSETSAFWQPLGLLCLAGAARRHFPNAAVEVWDAPAANWGWATLQRRLATQPIDVLGVGEETVSAHEALRAAAMVRELHPSCAVVAGGTYFAHTIQETLQTGLIDAVVRGEGEITFVELLKNLGNRAAWDNIPGMAFMRDGQVVRTPARELIDDLDALPMPAYDLLDMSLYGRGSRNHPDLVSIEHSRGCTDSCGFCILWKHMGRSVDGNGLVRPCWRTQSPARSYETVQHLHDRFGRRTFGWVDPTFNASPEWSDAWAELMLAGDLMDARGRPRTLHTAWLRADGVVRDEKLGVLDKLVRAGLRQVMIGLERPDESGLASLGKHNNSLKICREAFAIFREKYPSVYTIGTVIFGLSGDTRDSLARLVDCQYRLGMDYCFLIPLTPNPGTAAAEAARSGGYIANADLASYNFHTPVCRTDTLTLRDLESTYWRLMLRPQPRRLMRSLRTLLTGDKRKRRVHRALLAKGTRIAATSLIRAALHPRDKHPALHSRRPKWYDS is encoded by the coding sequence ATGCGTATCGTCCTCCTTCGACCGCCGCGGTACGTCTGGCCGTTCAACAGCGAGACCTCCGCCTTCTGGCAACCGCTGGGGCTGCTGTGCCTGGCCGGCGCCGCGCGGCGGCATTTCCCGAACGCGGCCGTCGAGGTCTGGGACGCCCCTGCCGCCAATTGGGGATGGGCTACGCTGCAGCGGCGCCTCGCCACACAGCCCATCGACGTGCTGGGCGTGGGCGAGGAGACCGTCTCGGCCCACGAGGCGCTGCGGGCGGCGGCGATGGTCCGCGAGCTTCATCCTTCCTGCGCGGTAGTCGCCGGCGGTACGTACTTCGCCCACACGATTCAGGAAACGCTGCAGACCGGGCTGATCGACGCCGTCGTCCGCGGCGAGGGCGAGATCACGTTCGTCGAGCTGCTGAAGAATCTCGGCAACCGCGCCGCGTGGGACAACATTCCTGGCATGGCGTTCATGCGCGACGGCCAAGTCGTGCGCACGCCGGCACGCGAGCTTATCGACGACCTCGACGCCCTGCCCATGCCCGCCTACGACCTGCTGGACATGTCGCTCTACGGCCGAGGGTCGCGGAACCACCCGGACCTGGTCAGCATCGAGCACTCGCGCGGCTGCACCGACTCGTGCGGGTTTTGCATCCTCTGGAAACACATGGGCCGCAGCGTCGACGGCAACGGCCTGGTGCGCCCCTGCTGGCGCACGCAGAGCCCCGCCCGCAGCTACGAGACCGTGCAGCACCTGCACGATCGCTTCGGCCGGCGCACGTTCGGCTGGGTGGACCCGACCTTCAACGCCTCACCCGAGTGGTCCGACGCCTGGGCCGAGCTCATGCTCGCCGGCGACCTGATGGACGCCCGCGGGCGACCGCGCACGCTGCACACGGCGTGGCTGCGGGCCGACGGCGTCGTGCGCGACGAGAAGCTCGGCGTGCTGGACAAACTCGTGCGGGCGGGCCTGCGGCAGGTGATGATCGGCCTGGAGCGCCCGGACGAGAGCGGCCTGGCGAGCCTGGGAAAGCACAACAACTCGCTCAAGATCTGCCGCGAGGCCTTCGCGATCTTTCGCGAGAAATATCCCTCCGTCTATACCATCGGCACGGTGATCTTCGGTCTGAGCGGCGACACGCGCGACAGCCTCGCGCGGCTGGTCGACTGCCAGTACCGCCTCGGGATGGACTACTGTTTCCTGATCCCGCTGACGCCCAACCCCGGCACGGCCGCCGCCGAGGCCGCCCGCAGCGGCGGATACATAGCCAACGCTGACCTGGCCAGCTACAATTTTCATACGCCCGTCTGCCGGACCGACACCTTGACCCTGCGCGACCTGGAAAGCACGTACTGGCGATTGATGCTCCGCCCGCAGCCGCGGAGGCTGATGCGAAGCCTCCGCACCCTGCTGACCGGCGACAAACGCAAACGCCGCGTACACCGGGCGCTGCTGGCCAAAGGCACGCGCATCGCCGCAACAAGCCTCATCCGCGCCGCCCTGCACCCGCGCGACAAACACCCTGCTTTGCATTCAAGGAGACCCAAATGGTACGACTCTTGA
- a CDS encoding NPCBM/NEW2 domain-containing protein, translating to MSQDLYTLWLGIAAGPRPVDHYTLLGVKPFCQDQDAIEQAVRRRMDKLDQYALHPDRAKRQAVQNMMNELAAARVRLVNPEQKLRYDQTLAAALGVSAPASSPAVAAPADAPDAKRSRKPRDIFVRRLRSHLLKWSMDAHEERLLVAEAAAVGIGESEALKIIRHMDAEAERIAGKWRRKVTAGIVAMVIAGAAAIFAFVLLPAMMRSKTDSQFDAHIAAARDLIEKGNPKGALAELDQAQQIKKADPLPAQLRLRAQGAVLVDEAAAALREGHYEQAAQKLTAAEKLQGDGSGAPALRAQALEVLTRQIDSAVAAGNASQAIALLKGVQILAGQDPLVARLSESIRALQRKLVLDEVPKDLEAGRYAAALAKIDDLKRLGESSAATDALLRQHSAKLAQTFRAQWSARQWAPAAATATARRQISGDAGEWDILPLLGRTTASDAAAAAAWARELVAAAAHPATSPWPAFRTALLKAAIPAAMKDPAGDAGAWQAAQVLAVVEGPDGAAGEWMAALLRARIERTDAPQDKDKLTRRLIALLTAMAKQSLAEGNQARAQKYAAQANTAAAAIFLTTQTEPLVKQAAAAEALCKELVALRAKAHGGDPGAAERIFHICWVELDDKDSAARWAEHLPAADAETFILATLDRSSLSDAQCSQVEEWYKRLAQTPQISDAAKDRMLKLADEYGKAAASRTQPKAPAKKPAPAKEDPAMVPDVELAGVTWVKGASEDARVPPTFGKCSEGFFRNRVPAVAGRQFKNGLNFRATSKGAAAAAQVVYDLDPKWKAFVAQVGLDDISSLRNPTNAGPCIAEVFIDDKSVFKSRPLEPGAEAVPVVVVIPPESKRIRLTAEISSSRTRCFVTWGNPGFQLTLKAVPAPATAAAATKVSSRPVPPAPTVFLGDLKPVEASTLWGAVTADHSPLDNQPLRIAGTEYPRGLGLHAPARVTYELTAGYKSFVARVGVHTHAIKALDGTLGGSIVASVLIDGKIVDRSGVLRYADPPWNVNVPIPAGAKQITLVTTSAGDASNPDLADWAVAGFVTNATAPKTPAQPPADPSQTPSKALQEILAALDAAQYDAAAAKAAAFRQPNPASGELDAAIAPWVRRTSTAFINALNAKAPPAYQQAATLARAVRAVTAPDAPYNVNLLMGLEGAAQSGPEPSLELARKLLEAAAALTGEPELASALRLAAYDRALAHPENLEQAQKLLADLAAAHRTEYQPKLLPAFRKNYESLPAGNAKLTAGLSLVALLMDVGSAAIVAGQWDHAAKAYEEAQALAPGVESPHQREIQLRLKLVRSRQTYITQAAEAAQALELAEPDTASTLRKRLFTLHYVELGDVANAAAYADADEANIEPQRLMALPIKDLAPEQFAALERWHRDLGAAENVSQTGAERMAAKAAEYARRRRALLMARPLVINNATIQAAMDNFKETRVVATALTVNGLKQALAPKGAGTLIVGGQREVNLQVGARPDGACAASLDLSGLARLFANLDEMTVGLGRRAPADTAHATGQAALKLAPISVVQAEKIIVGRAVGAAGEGMSGTLDLAADTTLQANSIEIASGPAAQGALTLPKSARLRLRGRNGGNTPVKITLGAGAADAATPASAVLDLGGGWTDARISTLETAPQGSHAAAAVTMGIGTVEADAIILRKGADASRPTTLTLAGTTLLVNKTLTIEEGAVVTLAPPDPAAAAPAQAAAAPAAPAKASLRMPANGETNRTLLENYIKTGQITAAAPSTLTIRQEEQHLIVEPKP from the coding sequence TTGTCACAAGACCTTTACACATTGTGGTTGGGGATCGCGGCGGGCCCCCGCCCCGTCGACCACTATACGCTGCTGGGCGTCAAGCCTTTCTGCCAGGACCAGGACGCCATCGAGCAAGCCGTCCGACGCCGCATGGACAAGCTCGACCAGTACGCCCTCCACCCCGACCGCGCCAAACGCCAGGCCGTTCAGAACATGATGAACGAACTGGCCGCCGCACGCGTGCGGCTGGTCAACCCCGAGCAGAAGCTGCGCTACGACCAGACGCTGGCCGCGGCGCTGGGCGTGTCGGCGCCGGCGAGTTCCCCCGCCGTCGCGGCGCCGGCCGACGCCCCGGATGCCAAGCGCAGCCGGAAGCCTCGCGACATCTTCGTCCGCCGCCTGAGAAGCCACCTGCTCAAGTGGTCCATGGACGCGCACGAGGAACGCCTGCTGGTCGCCGAAGCGGCGGCTGTCGGTATCGGCGAGAGCGAGGCCCTCAAGATCATCCGCCACATGGACGCCGAAGCCGAGCGCATCGCCGGCAAATGGCGGCGCAAGGTCACTGCGGGCATCGTCGCGATGGTCATCGCCGGCGCCGCGGCGATTTTCGCGTTCGTGCTGCTTCCGGCAATGATGCGGTCGAAAACCGACTCGCAGTTCGACGCCCACATTGCCGCGGCGCGCGACCTGATCGAAAAGGGCAACCCCAAAGGAGCCTTGGCCGAGTTGGACCAGGCCCAGCAGATTAAGAAGGCCGATCCGCTGCCCGCGCAACTGCGCCTCCGCGCCCAGGGCGCGGTGCTGGTCGACGAGGCCGCCGCGGCCCTGAGGGAAGGGCACTACGAACAGGCCGCCCAGAAACTCACCGCCGCCGAAAAACTGCAGGGCGACGGGTCCGGCGCGCCGGCGCTTCGCGCCCAGGCTCTGGAGGTTCTGACCCGCCAGATCGACTCTGCCGTGGCGGCCGGCAATGCCTCCCAGGCCATCGCCTTGCTCAAGGGCGTGCAGATCCTCGCCGGTCAGGACCCGCTGGTGGCGCGCCTCAGCGAGAGCATCCGCGCCCTGCAGCGCAAGCTCGTTCTCGACGAGGTGCCCAAGGACCTCGAAGCCGGACGCTACGCCGCCGCCCTGGCCAAGATCGACGACCTCAAGCGCCTCGGCGAGAGTTCCGCGGCCACTGACGCCCTCCTGCGTCAGCACAGCGCCAAGCTCGCCCAGACGTTCCGCGCGCAGTGGTCGGCGCGCCAGTGGGCCCCCGCCGCGGCGACCGCGACGGCCCGCCGCCAGATCAGCGGCGACGCCGGGGAATGGGACATCCTGCCGCTGCTGGGGCGGACGACGGCTTCCGACGCCGCCGCGGCGGCGGCCTGGGCTCGCGAGCTGGTAGCGGCGGCGGCCCATCCGGCGACCTCGCCCTGGCCGGCGTTCCGCACGGCGCTGCTGAAGGCGGCGATTCCGGCGGCGATGAAGGACCCCGCCGGCGACGCCGGCGCCTGGCAGGCGGCGCAGGTGCTGGCGGTTGTCGAAGGCCCCGACGGCGCCGCCGGCGAGTGGATGGCGGCGCTGCTTCGCGCCCGCATAGAACGAACCGACGCCCCGCAGGATAAAGACAAACTCACCCGACGGCTCATCGCCCTGCTGACGGCGATGGCCAAACAAAGCCTCGCCGAGGGCAACCAGGCGCGGGCTCAGAAGTATGCCGCCCAGGCCAACACCGCCGCGGCTGCCATCTTCCTCACCACGCAAACCGAGCCGCTGGTCAAGCAAGCTGCCGCCGCCGAGGCGCTGTGCAAGGAACTCGTCGCTCTGCGGGCCAAGGCTCACGGCGGCGATCCGGGTGCGGCCGAGCGAATCTTCCACATCTGCTGGGTCGAGCTGGACGACAAGGACTCCGCCGCCCGCTGGGCAGAACATCTGCCCGCCGCCGACGCCGAAACGTTCATCCTGGCGACCCTCGACCGGTCGAGCCTGTCCGACGCCCAGTGCTCGCAGGTAGAGGAGTGGTACAAGCGGCTGGCCCAGACGCCGCAGATCAGCGATGCGGCAAAAGATCGCATGCTCAAGCTTGCAGACGAATACGGCAAGGCAGCCGCGAGCCGCACCCAGCCCAAGGCCCCGGCGAAGAAGCCCGCCCCGGCGAAAGAAGACCCCGCGATGGTCCCCGACGTCGAACTGGCCGGCGTCACCTGGGTCAAGGGCGCCTCCGAAGACGCCAGAGTTCCGCCGACCTTCGGCAAATGTTCCGAGGGATTCTTCAGGAACAGAGTTCCCGCTGTGGCCGGAAGGCAGTTCAAGAACGGCCTCAACTTCCGCGCTACGAGCAAGGGCGCGGCCGCGGCCGCTCAGGTCGTCTATGATCTCGATCCCAAGTGGAAGGCGTTCGTCGCCCAGGTGGGGCTCGATGACATCTCATCGCTGCGAAACCCCACCAATGCCGGTCCCTGCATCGCCGAGGTGTTCATCGACGACAAGAGCGTCTTCAAGAGCCGCCCCCTGGAGCCTGGCGCCGAAGCGGTCCCCGTCGTGGTGGTAATCCCGCCGGAAAGCAAACGCATTCGCCTGACCGCCGAGATCAGCTCGTCAAGAACCCGTTGCTTCGTCACCTGGGGCAACCCCGGGTTCCAGTTGACGTTGAAGGCGGTCCCCGCGCCCGCCACGGCGGCGGCGGCGACCAAGGTTTCCTCGCGACCTGTGCCGCCGGCGCCGACGGTTTTCCTGGGCGACCTCAAACCGGTCGAGGCCTCCACGCTCTGGGGGGCCGTCACGGCCGACCACAGTCCGCTGGACAATCAGCCCCTTCGCATCGCCGGCACGGAGTACCCGCGGGGACTGGGTCTTCATGCCCCGGCCCGGGTGACGTACGAGCTGACCGCAGGATACAAGTCGTTCGTCGCGCGCGTGGGCGTGCATACGCACGCCATCAAGGCTCTCGACGGCACGCTGGGCGGCTCAATCGTCGCCTCGGTGCTCATCGACGGCAAGATCGTCGACCGCAGCGGCGTCCTTCGGTACGCCGACCCGCCCTGGAACGTCAACGTGCCGATACCCGCCGGCGCCAAACAGATCACCCTGGTCACCACCAGCGCCGGCGACGCGTCGAACCCCGACCTGGCGGATTGGGCTGTGGCGGGCTTCGTCACCAATGCCACGGCGCCCAAGACCCCCGCCCAACCGCCTGCCGACCCCTCGCAGACGCCCTCCAAGGCGCTGCAGGAAATCCTCGCCGCCCTCGACGCCGCCCAGTATGACGCCGCCGCAGCAAAGGCCGCCGCCTTCCGCCAGCCGAACCCCGCCTCGGGCGAACTCGATGCCGCTATCGCCCCGTGGGTCCGCCGCACGTCGACGGCCTTCATCAACGCCCTCAACGCCAAGGCGCCGCCGGCCTACCAGCAGGCCGCGACCCTCGCCCGCGCCGTCAGGGCTGTCACCGCCCCCGATGCGCCCTACAACGTCAATCTTCTGATGGGGCTCGAAGGCGCCGCCCAATCCGGACCCGAACCCTCGCTTGAGCTGGCACGCAAGCTCCTCGAGGCCGCCGCCGCTTTGACCGGCGAGCCCGAACTGGCCAGCGCCCTGCGACTGGCCGCCTACGACCGGGCGCTGGCGCATCCGGAGAACCTCGAACAGGCCCAGAAACTCCTGGCCGATCTGGCCGCGGCCCACCGGACAGAATACCAGCCCAAGCTCCTGCCGGCGTTTCGCAAGAACTACGAATCGCTCCCTGCCGGAAACGCCAAGCTCACCGCCGGGCTGAGCCTGGTGGCCCTGCTGATGGACGTCGGCTCTGCCGCCATTGTCGCCGGGCAGTGGGACCATGCCGCCAAGGCCTACGAAGAGGCCCAGGCGCTGGCGCCGGGCGTCGAGTCGCCGCACCAGCGCGAGATCCAGTTGAGGCTCAAACTCGTCCGCTCGCGACAGACGTATATCACGCAGGCCGCAGAGGCGGCCCAGGCGCTCGAGCTCGCAGAGCCCGACACTGCCTCCACCCTCCGCAAGAGACTCTTCACGTTGCACTATGTCGAGCTCGGCGACGTCGCCAACGCCGCCGCCTACGCCGATGCCGACGAGGCCAATATCGAGCCCCAGCGACTCATGGCCCTGCCGATCAAGGACCTGGCCCCCGAGCAGTTCGCCGCCCTGGAACGCTGGCACCGCGATCTCGGCGCCGCCGAAAACGTCAGCCAGACCGGCGCCGAACGCATGGCCGCCAAGGCCGCCGAATACGCCCGTCGCCGCCGGGCGCTGCTCATGGCTCGCCCCCTGGTCATCAACAACGCCACGATCCAGGCGGCGATGGATAACTTCAAGGAGACCCGCGTCGTCGCCACGGCGTTGACCGTCAACGGCCTCAAACAGGCCCTGGCCCCCAAGGGGGCCGGGACGCTGATCGTCGGCGGCCAGCGCGAGGTGAACCTGCAGGTTGGCGCCAGACCCGACGGTGCGTGCGCGGCCTCGCTCGATCTGTCGGGCCTGGCCAGACTCTTCGCCAATCTCGACGAGATGACGGTAGGGCTCGGGCGCCGCGCCCCGGCCGACACCGCACACGCCACCGGACAGGCTGCCCTCAAACTCGCCCCCATCAGCGTCGTGCAGGCCGAGAAGATTATCGTCGGGCGGGCCGTCGGCGCCGCCGGCGAGGGTATGAGCGGCACGCTGGACCTGGCAGCCGACACCACGCTGCAGGCCAACAGCATCGAGATCGCCAGCGGACCGGCCGCCCAGGGAGCCCTCACGCTGCCCAAGAGCGCCCGCCTGCGCCTGCGAGGACGCAACGGCGGAAACACGCCCGTCAAGATCACCCTGGGCGCCGGGGCCGCCGACGCCGCAACGCCCGCCTCGGCCGTGCTCGACCTTGGCGGCGGATGGACCGACGCCAGAATCTCCACCCTCGAGACGGCGCCCCAGGGCTCACACGCCGCCGCGGCTGTCACCATGGGGATCGGAACCGTCGAGGCCGACGCCATCATCCTGCGCAAAGGCGCCGACGCGTCGCGGCCCACCACGCTGACCCTGGCGGGAACAACCCTGCTGGTCAACAAAACGCTGACGATCGAAGAGGGCGCCGTCGTCACGCTGGCCCCGCCCGACCCCGCCGCCGCGGCCCCAGCCCAGGCTGCAGCCGCGCCCGCAGCGCCGGCGAAAGCGTCACTGCGAATGCCCGCCAATGGCGAAACAAATCGCACGCTGCTGGAGAATTACATCAAGACCGGCCAGATCACCGCCGCTGCCCCCAGCACCTTAACAATTCGCCAAGAAGAGCAGCATCTCATTGTCGAACCAAAGCCTTGA
- the msrB gene encoding peptide-methionine (R)-S-oxide reductase MsrB gives MNFPVKKTDQQWREQLSQQEFRIARKAATEPPFTGKYWNTKTPGVYHCVCCDQPLFDSSTKYDSGTGWPSFYQPVDPASVVLVEDLSEGMVRTEVLCSRCGAHQGHVFPDGPKPTGQRYCMNSASLKLHPADKAG, from the coding sequence ATGAACTTCCCCGTTAAGAAGACAGACCAGCAGTGGCGCGAGCAACTGTCCCAGCAGGAATTCCGCATCGCCCGCAAAGCCGCCACTGAACCGCCCTTCACCGGCAAGTACTGGAACACCAAAACCCCCGGCGTTTATCACTGCGTCTGCTGCGACCAACCGCTCTTCGACTCGTCCACCAAGTACGACAGCGGCACCGGCTGGCCGAGTTTCTATCAGCCCGTCGACCCGGCCAGCGTGGTTCTCGTCGAGGATCTTTCTGAAGGCATGGTGCGCACCGAAGTGCTGTGCAGCCGCTGCGGCGCCCACCAGGGGCACGTCTTCCCCGACGGTCCCAAACCCACCGGCCAACGCTACTGCATGAACTCGGCTTCGCTGAAGCTGCACCCGGCGGACAAGGCGGGCTGA
- a CDS encoding type II secretion system F family protein — protein sequence MWWSLLIPVVLAACVTLSLRRPKIAVLACPPLLVAAAVAGGQFVGLAPALAMLGILIIVPVLVLSTRRGGGANQWHHRVAKAELIILVGMWVLNLAGGFLATPPPYGPVLFVLAVVLWILYAKRSRDALTVDLITTLAAGVRQNLPLTVTTQLAAEGREDRIAAVLRGTGALLWQGLPLSQAVKGAYPNCPVNVLAGLAMAERLGQLPAYLQSLQADYTRAAREHRRMRPSAVTYVAVVLAITAFVLQMVGIVVMPKFEAIFSKMTRNLPVITKFIFERNPLITGILLLLAVVVAGFSSISLFSWFRPWLRRMLEFPLAATDLFRWYLPGLGWFERNRCLLSTAQALRVTLQAGRPLDEGIANAMTLDINTRWRSGLKRWHRDTSAGQLPAPAARKAGLSAPLAWAFDTENGSNQAISTLEAIEGICRSRYAYRLNVLNSVLWPVMVLILGCWTGMVVLSIFLPMIQLIAMSGK from the coding sequence ATGTGGTGGAGCCTGCTCATCCCGGTGGTGCTGGCGGCATGCGTAACTCTTTCGCTGCGCCGGCCGAAGATCGCGGTGCTGGCTTGCCCGCCGTTGCTGGTGGCGGCGGCAGTGGCCGGCGGCCAGTTCGTCGGGTTAGCGCCCGCCCTGGCGATGCTGGGAATCCTCATCATTGTTCCGGTGCTGGTGTTATCCACGCGCCGGGGGGGCGGGGCCAACCAGTGGCACCACCGGGTGGCCAAAGCGGAACTGATCATCCTGGTGGGCATGTGGGTGCTGAATCTGGCCGGCGGATTCCTGGCGACGCCCCCGCCCTACGGGCCGGTGCTGTTCGTGCTGGCGGTGGTGCTGTGGATTCTCTACGCCAAACGCTCCCGCGACGCGCTGACGGTCGACTTGATCACGACCCTCGCCGCCGGAGTGCGACAGAACCTTCCGCTGACGGTAACAACGCAACTGGCTGCCGAGGGACGAGAAGACCGTATCGCCGCGGTGCTGCGCGGGACCGGAGCCTTGCTCTGGCAAGGCCTGCCTCTAAGCCAGGCGGTGAAGGGCGCATATCCCAATTGCCCCGTAAACGTTCTGGCGGGGCTGGCGATGGCCGAACGACTGGGGCAATTGCCGGCGTATCTCCAGAGCCTTCAGGCCGACTACACCCGCGCCGCCCGCGAGCATCGCCGGATGAGGCCCAGCGCCGTAACCTATGTGGCCGTTGTTCTGGCCATTACGGCCTTCGTTCTGCAAATGGTGGGCATTGTCGTCATGCCCAAGTTCGAAGCTATCTTTTCCAAGATGACCAGAAACCTGCCGGTCATAACGAAATTCATTTTCGAGCGAAACCCCTTGATCACCGGCATCTTGCTTCTTCTGGCCGTGGTCGTGGCGGGCTTTTCGTCGATCTCGCTATTCAGTTGGTTCCGACCGTGGCTGCGCCGAATGCTCGAATTTCCTCTGGCTGCGACTGATCTGTTCAGGTGGTATCTGCCCGGGCTGGGATGGTTCGAACGCAACCGCTGCCTGCTCTCGACGGCCCAGGCCTTGCGCGTGACGCTGCAAGCCGGGCGACCGCTGGATGAAGGCATCGCCAACGCCATGACGCTGGACATCAACACCCGCTGGCGCAGCGGCCTCAAGAGGTGGCATCGCGATACGAGCGCCGGGCAACTTCCCGCCCCGGCTGCGCGAAAGGCCGGGCTTTCCGCGCCGCTGGCCTGGGCCTTCGACACCGAGAACGGCTCCAATCAAGCCATTTCCACACTTGAAGCCATCGAAGGCATTTGCCGCAGCCGCTATGCTTATCGCCTTAATGTGCTCAACAGCGTCCTCTGGCCGGTCATGGTCCTCATCCTGGGCTGCTGGACAGGGATGGTAGTCTTGAGCATATTCCTGCCGATGATCCAACTGATCGCGATGTCGGGCAAATAA
- a CDS encoding type II secretion system F family protein: MATYEYQALTESGRSMLGTIDADSDLHAREQLQGMNLTVSALSVQASKRLATPIGRSEFLLFNRQLAAIAGAGLPLERSLRELAGDVSSARVRKLVEQLAADLEAGATIEEAFNKHRQFFPPLYGQILRAGISTGRLAEMLTSLNRHVEMSGTTRRIVWEAVTYPLTVLAIAAGVVTAVLYWVTPEFSRSFQGLHGGGALPFYTRTMLTLSEQLGPIWLSIACVIVLTVVVGLALRSTRVGRMTLERSLLGFPVIGRACRSGMLARMADAMAVLVSAGHTMSDCLRLAGAASGSEVIETEAQEAARQIDQGQDIVQAGRHCTVIPGFFLYSLQLGSRRNDLPDTLYGLAEMYVHQTEAHQSRLQAAMMPMLLLLVGLMVGLCVFAMFAPYIELLQNIGKQF, translated from the coding sequence ATGGCCACGTATGAATACCAGGCCCTGACCGAATCGGGGCGGAGCATGCTCGGGACGATCGATGCCGACTCGGACCTGCACGCCCGCGAGCAGTTGCAGGGGATGAACCTGACGGTCAGCGCGCTGTCGGTGCAGGCGAGCAAGCGGTTGGCCACGCCGATCGGTCGCAGCGAGTTTCTGCTGTTCAACCGGCAACTGGCTGCCATCGCCGGAGCGGGGCTTCCGCTGGAGCGTTCGCTGCGCGAGTTGGCAGGCGACGTGTCCTCGGCGCGCGTTCGCAAACTCGTCGAGCAACTTGCGGCTGATCTGGAAGCCGGAGCGACCATTGAGGAAGCCTTCAACAAACACCGCCAGTTCTTTCCGCCGCTATACGGCCAGATCTTGCGCGCGGGCATCAGCACCGGCCGACTGGCGGAAATGCTCACCAGCCTCAACCGCCACGTCGAAATGTCGGGCACCACGCGGCGGATCGTCTGGGAAGCCGTGACGTATCCGCTGACGGTGCTGGCGATCGCCGCGGGGGTGGTGACGGCCGTGCTGTATTGGGTCACTCCGGAGTTTTCCCGGTCGTTCCAGGGCTTGCACGGCGGCGGGGCCTTGCCGTTCTATACGCGAACGATGCTGACGCTGTCGGAACAGTTGGGCCCCATCTGGCTCTCTATCGCCTGCGTGATTGTGCTGACGGTCGTGGTGGGGTTGGCGCTGCGAAGCACGCGGGTCGGCAGGATGACGCTGGAACGCTCGCTGCTGGGCTTTCCCGTCATCGGACGCGCCTGCCGGAGCGGAATGCTGGCGCGGATGGCCGACGCGATGGCGGTGCTCGTCAGCGCTGGACATACCATGAGCGACTGCCTGCGACTGGCGGGGGCAGCCTCGGGCAGCGAGGTCATCGAGACCGAAGCACAGGAAGCCGCCCGGCAGATCGACCAGGGGCAGGATATCGTCCAGGCCGGCCGACATTGCACCGTGATCCCCGGGTTCTTCCTGTATTCCCTGCAGCTCGGCAGCCGCCGCAATGATCTGCCCGACACGCTCTACGGGCTGGCCGAGATGTATGTACACCAGACCGAGGCCCACCAGTCGCGCCTGCAGGCGGCCATGATGCCAATGCTGCTGCTGTTGGTGGGCCTGATGGTGGGCCTGTGCGTCTTCGCGATGTTCGCCCCGTACATCGAACTGTTGCAGAACATAGGCAAGCAGTTCTGA
- a CDS encoding GspE/PulE family protein encodes MTEADSRSFPTGAQDVVAIVDEILAKATAVAASDVHFEPTAGGMQVRLRLDGVLKTIEELPRSVAENIIARLKVMGGLLTYRTDIPQEGRIASPGGSGVQDKRLAIFPTIHGQRAVVRIFQQDQSLDDLASLGLPAAITSVLEGIAEQNQGVLLMTGPAGSGKSTTLAAIVRHILQRFPGRSVVTLEDPVERHLPGATQVQIGPYGEMTFPVALRSLLRQDPEVLMIGEIRDAETARIAVEAGLTGHLLLSTMHSGSPASALLRLLEMGVEAYQVTSSISGVINQRLLRRLCAACRGGDPQCPCCLGTGFSGRALIAEMIQLDGDLRRALLAKADIDTLRDLLTRKGHMNLRQNGMHLVQTGVTTREELLRVCGRSDDGEN; translated from the coding sequence ATGACAGAGGCCGATTCCAGATCGTTCCCCACTGGTGCGCAGGATGTCGTTGCTATCGTCGATGAAATCCTCGCCAAGGCTACCGCCGTCGCCGCCAGCGATGTGCATTTTGAGCCCACCGCCGGCGGCATGCAGGTCCGACTGCGACTCGATGGCGTGCTCAAGACCATTGAGGAACTCCCTCGCAGCGTGGCCGAGAACATCATCGCGCGGCTGAAGGTGATGGGCGGATTGCTCACGTACCGCACGGACATTCCACAGGAAGGGCGCATTGCCTCTCCCGGCGGGTCCGGCGTGCAGGACAAGCGCCTGGCGATTTTCCCGACCATCCACGGGCAGCGGGCGGTGGTGCGGATCTTCCAGCAGGACCAGTCACTGGACGATCTGGCAAGCCTGGGTCTGCCCGCGGCTATCACGTCGGTGCTGGAGGGCATCGCCGAGCAGAACCAGGGGGTGCTGCTGATGACCGGACCGGCCGGCAGCGGCAAGAGCACCACGCTGGCGGCGATCGTGCGGCACATTCTGCAGCGATTCCCCGGCCGCAGCGTCGTGACGCTGGAAGACCCGGTCGAGCGGCATTTGCCCGGCGCCACGCAGGTGCAGATCGGTCCCTACGGAGAGATGACATTTCCGGTGGCGCTGCGGTCGCTGCTGCGGCAGGACCCGGAAGTGCTCATGATCGGCGAGATCCGCGACGCCGAGACCGCCCGCATCGCCGTCGAAGCGGGACTGACCGGCCATCTGCTGCTGAGCACGATGCACAGCGGCAGCCCGGCCTCAGCCTTGCTGCGATTGCTCGAAATGGGCGTCGAGGCGTACCAGGTGACATCGAGCATCTCTGGGGTGATCAATCAACGGCTGCTGCGCCGCCTTTGCGCCGCTTGCCGCGGCGGTGACCCTCAGTGCCCGTGCTGTCTGGGCACCGGGTTCTCCGGCCGCGCGCTCATCGCGGAGATGATCCAACTCGACGGCGACCTGCGGCGGGCGCTGCTGGCCAAAGCCGATATCGACACGCTGCGCGATCTCCTGACCCGCAAAGGGCACATGAATCTGCGGCAGAACGGAATGCACCTGGTGCAGACCGGGGTGACGACGCGCGAGGAACTGCTGCGGGTTTGCGGCCGCAGTGACGATGGGGAGAACTAA